From the Notolabrus celidotus isolate fNotCel1 chromosome 12, fNotCel1.pri, whole genome shotgun sequence genome, one window contains:
- the cldn12 gene encoding claudin-12, translated as MSCRDIHATNAFAFIIAIVSVGGIAVAALIPQWRVTRLVTFNRNAKNISVYDGLWAKCVKQDGYSGCYYYDSEWYAKVDQLDLRLLQFCLPTGLLLGSLALLLCMSGMCKTCCCSDKPEPDIKTIRFLVNSAGCHLVAGTFLFLGGAVALAPSVWFLFRTKEMNKRYDNIFSDGFAAYVSIGCSGGLMLASLLMFMWYCMCKKLPSPFWLPLPTLPTSLSTQPLTANGYPPSPVYGPQPFPPQTYPPTVIDTQPYLPSQGYAQSVITSAPPQMYMSQISAPDGYGSEVGGTQAYSYAPSQSYAPSQSYAPSQSYAPSQAYGSSYAGHRYSSRSRMSAIEIDIPVLTQGQ; from the exons ATGTCTTGCCGGGACATCCATGCCACTAACGCATTCGCCTTCATCATTGCCATTGTTTCTGTGGGAGGGATTGCTGTGGCAGCGTTAATCCCACAGTGGCGAGTAACCAGACTCGTCACCTTCAATCGTAATGCCAAGAATATCAGCGTGTATGACGGGCTGTGGGCTAAATGTGTGAAACAGGATGGCTATTCAGGATGTTACTACTATGATTCAGAG TGGTACGCTAAAGTGGACCAGCTGGATCTGCGGCTGCTGCAGTTCTGTCTGCCGACAGGTCTGCTGCTAGGCTCTTTGGCCCTGCTGCTGTGCATGTCAGGGATGTGTaagacctgctgctgctcagacaAGCCTGAACCAGACATTAAGACCATCAGGTTCCTAGTCAACAGTGCAGGCTGTCACCTGGTGGCAGGGACGTTTTTGTTTCTAGGAGGAGCTGTCGCCCTGGCACCATCAGTCTGGTTCCTGTTTCGCACCAAGGAAATGAACAAAAGATATGACAACATTTTTTCTGATGGCTTTGCTGCGTATGTATCCATTGGCTGCTCTGGGGGACTAATGCTGGCTTCTCTGCTGATGTTCATGTGGTACTGTATGTGTAAAAAGTTGCCTTCGCCCTTCTGGTTGCCGCTGCCAACTTTGCCTACCTCTCTGTCAACTCAGCCTCTCACTGCCAATGGATATCCCCCCTCCCCGGTTTATGGTCCTCAGCCTTTCCCACCTCAAACATATCCTCCTACTGTGATCGACACCCAGCCTTATTTGCCATCCCAGGGCTACGCACAAAGTGTGATCACCTCTGCCCCGCCACAGATGTACATGTCTCAGATTTCTGCTCCAGACGGGTATGGTTCTGAAGTGGGAGGGACCCAGGCCTACAGCTATGCTCCCTCGCAGAGTTACGCACCCTCGCAGAGTTACGCACCCTCGCAGAGCTATGCCCCTTCTCAGGCCTATGGATCCAGCTATGCAGGCCATCGCTACTCTTCCCGCTCTCGCATGTCTGCCATCGAGATCGACATTCCCGTCCTGACCCAGGGACAGTAA